In one window of Helianthus annuus cultivar XRQ/B chromosome 17, HanXRQr2.0-SUNRISE, whole genome shotgun sequence DNA:
- the LOC118479317 gene encoding basic peroxidase-like, whose amino-acid sequence MCDNYFLAGSHTIGQARCVTFRGRIYNSSLNIDAAFNSSLSERCPQTAPNGDSNLQPLDLMTPNRFDNNYFRNLVSSRGLLISDQVLFNGDSTDSIVTEYVNNPSTFDSDFAAAMIKMGEIDVLTGDNGIIRTRCTAAS is encoded by the exons ATGTGCGATAACTATTTTCTTGCAGGGTCTCACACAATCGGGCAGGCGAGATGTGTTACATTTAGAGGCAG GATATACAACAGTTCTTTAAATATAGATGCTGCTTTCAATAGTTCCCTTAGTGAACGCTGCCCACAGACTGCACCTAATGGCGATAGTAACCTACAACCACTTGATTTAATGACACCAAATAGATTCGACAACAACTACTTCAGGAATCTAGTTAGTAGTAGGGGTCTTCTTATATCAGACCAGGTGCTCTTTAATGGAGACTCAACTGATAGCATCGTGACCGAGTACGTTAACAATCCTTCTACGTTTGATTCGGATTTTGCTGCAGCCATGATTAAGATGGGTGAAATTGATGTCCTTACTGGTGATAATGGAATTATAAGGACTCGTTGCACTGCTGCAAGTTAA
- the LOC110923094 gene encoding basic peroxidase-like, whose amino-acid sequence MGNYKYSETILIPIFILLLSLNYVLPCNLTTNFYDKTCPKALATIKRSVQAAVSTNPRNAASLVRLHFHDCFVQGCDASILLEGMNSEKASQANNGVLGYNLIDDAKAAVESVCPGVVSCADILALAARDATVAVWGPSWPVRLGRRDSTTFNADEAARDLPRGNFNLNQLIDNFRRKGLNAREMVTIIL is encoded by the exons ATGGGCAATTATAAGTATAGTGAAACCATCTTGATTCCTATATTTATTTTACTTCTATCATTGAACTACGTCCTGCCATGCAACTTGACAACCAATTTTTACGATAAAACATGCCCTAAAGCACTTGCAACCATCAAACGTTCTGTTCAAGCTGCGGTGTCTACTAATCCTCGGAATGCAGCCTCGCTAGTCCGCCTTCATTTTCACGATTGTTTCGTTCAG GGTTGTGATGCATCTATTCTGCTAGAAGGTATGAATAGCGAGAAGGCATCACAAGCGAATAATGGTGTGTTGGGCTATAATCTTATAGATGATGCAAAAGCTGCAGTCGAGAGTGTATGTCCTGGAGTTGTTTCGTGTGCAGATATACTTGCGCTTGCAGCTCGAGATGCTACCGTGGCG GTGTGGGGTCCGTCATGGCCAGTAAGACTTGGAAGAAGAGATTCTACAACTTTTAACGCAGATGAAGCCGCCAGGGATCTTCCAAGAGGGAattttaatttaaatcaactcATTGATAACTTCCGTCGTAAGGGACTCAACGCAAGAGAAATGGTCACAATAATTCTATAA